The following proteins are encoded in a genomic region of Hymenobacter siberiensis:
- a CDS encoding DNA integrity scanning protein DisA nucleotide-binding domain protein: MLSSCSLAASKSPAIIVPPAQIWPYQVRYREGAQALAQDLFDALDDDLKPFVLLLALPADDTLSARCLEPVDSDLPAAAFSDVVARGRVRQLTTPWPFPDRDDVTAAAIRRKHQGIGIRDAVQETLNALDGQGQYQHFAGWPVEINGYFVTTVLRLLRKPLRAYPSLQPARYYTDGKPLAPSLLLAAMYRFNEEGVKALSEPEPGASIFMRPRESEELLRAAGKTFLDTPAQALGLDPATIKLFATCNTISSLRYEGAEGVGNLLLARRGHPNIEEVFALTCPTELTDYRAVRKLLEMATPDVHLLADGENVYALGRQIGHYDAVREDLFVISFVTHYAWELQHAGHILMRSHYGLPGLPRPRLSRPAFRKALKRTFALTDAPKVERLWDVVLEASRQKHGTLLVITTEALAEADRLKLQCMLIEPVPLTPLITRLVTSIDGAVLLDPEGYCYSIGVILDGRASGRGDGTRGARYNSALRYVESSDYPCIAIVVSEDGMVDVITSVKE; the protein is encoded by the coding sequence ATGCTCTCTTCCTGCTCCTTAGCTGCCTCAAAGTCGCCTGCCATCATCGTTCCGCCGGCCCAAATCTGGCCCTACCAGGTGCGCTACCGCGAGGGAGCCCAGGCGCTGGCCCAGGACTTGTTCGATGCCCTAGATGACGACCTGAAGCCGTTTGTGCTGCTGCTCGCCCTGCCCGCCGACGACACCCTGTCCGCCCGCTGCCTGGAGCCCGTCGACAGCGACCTGCCCGCCGCCGCATTTTCCGACGTGGTGGCGCGGGGCCGCGTGCGCCAGCTCACCACGCCCTGGCCCTTTCCCGACCGCGACGACGTGACGGCCGCCGCCATCCGGCGCAAGCACCAGGGCATCGGCATCCGCGATGCCGTGCAGGAAACCCTCAATGCCCTTGATGGGCAGGGCCAGTACCAGCACTTTGCCGGCTGGCCGGTAGAGATAAACGGCTACTTTGTGACTACGGTGCTGCGCCTGCTGCGCAAGCCGCTGCGGGCCTACCCTTCATTGCAGCCCGCCCGCTACTACACCGATGGCAAGCCGCTGGCCCCGTCGCTGCTGCTGGCCGCCATGTACCGCTTCAACGAGGAAGGCGTGAAAGCCCTGAGCGAGCCCGAGCCGGGGGCCAGCATCTTCATGCGGCCCCGCGAAAGTGAGGAGCTACTGCGCGCCGCCGGCAAAACCTTCCTCGACACGCCCGCCCAGGCCCTGGGCCTCGACCCGGCTACTATCAAGCTGTTTGCCACCTGCAACACCATCAGCAGCCTGCGCTACGAGGGCGCCGAGGGCGTGGGCAACCTGCTGCTGGCCCGGCGCGGCCACCCCAACATCGAAGAGGTATTCGCCCTCACCTGCCCCACCGAGCTCACTGACTACCGCGCCGTGCGCAAGCTGCTGGAAATGGCCACGCCCGACGTGCACCTGCTCGCCGACGGCGAAAACGTGTACGCCCTGGGCCGCCAAATTGGCCACTACGATGCCGTGCGCGAGGATTTATTCGTTATCAGCTTCGTGACGCACTATGCCTGGGAGCTTCAGCATGCCGGGCATATCCTCATGCGCTCGCACTACGGCCTGCCCGGCCTGCCGCGCCCGCGCCTCAGCCGGCCGGCCTTCCGCAAGGCCCTCAAGCGCACCTTCGCCCTCACCGACGCGCCCAAAGTAGAGCGCCTCTGGGACGTGGTGCTCGAAGCCAGCCGCCAGAAGCACGGCACACTCCTGGTCATCACCACCGAGGCCCTGGCCGAAGCCGACCGCCTCAAGCTACAATGCATGCTCATCGAGCCCGTGCCGCTCACGCCGCTCATCACCCGCCTCGTCACCAGCATCGACGGCGCGGTGCTCCTCGACCCCGAGGGCTACTGCTATTCCATTGGGGTCATTCTCGACGGCCGCGCCTCGGGCCGGGGCGACGGTACGCGGGGCGCGCGCTACAACTCGGCCCTTCGCTACGTGGAAAGCTCCGACTATCCCTGCATCGCCATCGTGGTGAGCGAGGACGGAATGGTGGACGTGATTACTTCGGTGAAGGAATAA
- a CDS encoding PaaI family thioesterase, whose protein sequence is MTTATDTPQAVAFRRQVLNPFKLRLFMMRKLPMAWLAGLRLTQLTPETATVTIRYKFLTQNPFRSLYFACLAMAGEFASGIQGMMQVQAGGPVSMLVTSIQGDFTKKAVGLIAFTCPDGPLIAQAVAESRATGEGRTVVCTSTGVDEAGDVVAVFKLTWSFRAKR, encoded by the coding sequence GCCGTCGCCTTTCGCCGCCAGGTGCTGAACCCGTTCAAGCTGCGGCTGTTCATGATGCGCAAGCTGCCCATGGCGTGGCTGGCGGGCCTGCGCCTCACGCAGCTCACGCCGGAAACGGCCACGGTCACCATTCGCTACAAATTCCTTACCCAGAATCCGTTCCGTAGTCTCTATTTCGCCTGCCTGGCCATGGCAGGGGAGTTTGCCAGCGGCATCCAGGGCATGATGCAGGTGCAGGCGGGCGGGCCGGTTTCGATGCTGGTGACAAGCATTCAGGGCGACTTCACGAAGAAAGCCGTGGGCCTCATTGCCTTCACCTGCCCTGATGGCCCGCTCATTGCTCAGGCCGTGGCCGAGAGCCGTGCCACCGGCGAGGGCCGCACCGTAGTCTGTACCAGCACTGGCGTAGACGAGGCTGGCGACGTGGTGGCGGTGTTCAAGCTCACCTGGTCGTTTCGGGCAAAGCGGTAG
- a CDS encoding energy transducer TonB, with protein sequence MKTSMLLLLGGLSFFSLSAHAQKRKMPPKPTANAVYDSVQQPAVPLGGTERYAQFLAAHQKYPATAMQKGIQGTVKVSFVVEKTGTVNEVKVETPVAPELDAEAIRLIKSGPKWTPAKHRNQVVRQRVVVPVSFVMSPGSTVTIGGPAKERPITTSAADIAASANPDRPAVVAPDRPTQPMGGNQAFFDWIEKNQQYPGLARKRNIQGKVMVEFMVQRDGSLTDARVIKKMGSGLDEEALRLIKAAPKWEPAMFQGKPMKQKMVLPVLFQL encoded by the coding sequence ATGAAAACCTCAATGCTCCTGCTGCTTGGCGGCCTTAGTTTCTTCAGCCTGTCGGCCCACGCCCAGAAGCGCAAGATGCCACCCAAGCCCACGGCCAATGCCGTGTACGACTCGGTGCAGCAGCCCGCCGTGCCCCTGGGTGGCACCGAGCGCTACGCCCAGTTCCTAGCCGCGCACCAGAAATACCCCGCCACGGCCATGCAAAAAGGCATTCAGGGCACCGTGAAGGTGAGCTTTGTGGTGGAAAAAACCGGCACCGTGAATGAGGTGAAAGTCGAAACGCCCGTGGCCCCCGAACTTGATGCCGAAGCCATACGCCTCATCAAAAGCGGCCCAAAATGGACGCCCGCCAAGCACCGCAACCAGGTGGTGCGCCAGCGCGTGGTGGTGCCGGTATCGTTCGTGATGTCGCCGGGCAGCACCGTCACCATCGGCGGGCCGGCCAAGGAGCGGCCCATCACCACCTCCGCCGCCGACATTGCCGCCTCAGCCAATCCCGACCGCCCCGCCGTGGTGGCCCCCGACCGCCCCACCCAGCCCATGGGCGGCAACCAGGCTTTTTTCGACTGGATTGAAAAAAATCAGCAGTACCCCGGCCTGGCCCGCAAACGCAATATTCAGGGCAAAGTCATGGTCGAATTTATGGTGCAACGCGATGGCAGTCTGACAGATGCCCGTGTTATTAAGAAGATGGGCTCCGGACTGGACGAAGAGGCTTTGCGGCTGATAAAGGCCGCCCCGAAATGGGAGCCAGCCATGTTTCAGGGCAAGCCCATGAAGCAAAAGATGGTGTTACCGGTTCTATTCCAACTGTAA